One part of the Methanothermobacter sp. genome encodes these proteins:
- a CDS encoding acetate uptake transporter, whose product MGQETVTIVDKTANPAPLGLLGFGMTTVLLNVHNAGLIPLTSMILAMGFAYGGIAQILACAMEYKKGNTFATLAFGSYGLFWWSLVFLLMVPQMTILKTMGTPVQAADPASLAAYLFMWGLFTLLMFIATLRLNRGLQVIFISLAILFFLLTIGELTGSKLVTMIAGYEGIFTGASAIYVGLGEVINEVYGRDIVPL is encoded by the coding sequence ATGGGACAAGAAACCGTTACTATAGTCGATAAAACGGCGAACCCAGCCCCACTAGGACTGCTGGGCTTTGGTATGACCACAGTTTTGTTAAATGTACATAACGCTGGGCTAATACCCCTAACGAGCATGATACTCGCCATGGGTTTTGCCTATGGTGGAATAGCCCAAATACTAGCATGTGCAATGGAATATAAGAAGGGTAACACATTCGCAACCCTAGCCTTCGGATCTTATGGACTATTCTGGTGGTCACTAGTATTCCTATTAATGGTTCCACAGATGACAATCCTTAAGACTATGGGTACACCAGTCCAAGCTGCCGATCCAGCATCACTTGCAGCATACCTATTCATGTGGGGATTATTCACACTACTAATGTTTATAGCAACCTTAAGGTTAAACAGGGGCCTGCAAGTGATATTCATAAGCCTCGCGATATTGTTCTTCCTGCTTACAATCGGTGAACTAACTGGATCCAAACTAGTAACAATGATAGCAGGATATGAGGGCATATTCACAGGTGCAAGTGCAATATATGTCGGTCTGGGCGAAGTTATAAACGAGGTTTATGGGAGGGACATCGTACCACTTTAA